The Microlunatus antarcticus DNA segment GCCTCAAGCCGGACGCTGATGAGGTCGTCACCTCCGAAGACCTGGAGTGGGCCGATCTGGTGCTCGTGATGGAGAAGAAGCACAAGCAGGAGCTCTCTCGAAGGTTCATGCCGTTCCTCCGAGATACTCCGGTCGCGGTGCTCGGGATCCCTGACGACTACGCCTACATGGCCCCTGAGCTGGTTGACCTGCTGCTCCGCAAGGTCCCTCCATACCTGTCGGGCGACGTTCGGGGGAAGTGACCTATTCCTCCGCAGCGGCCTTCCTGCGGCGGTCGGCGCGGTCGAGGCGGAGCAGCACGACGGTGAGGAGAACGATCACGGCGCCGGTCGTGGCGAGGATCCACGGCCTGCTGCGGTCGGCGTCCGCTGCTTGCGCCGGAGGGGTGACCGTCGACGCCGTCTCCTCGCTGGGCCAGGCAGGGGCGTGCGACTCGCCGTCCCGGCTGACCTCGAACTCGAGCACACCGCTGCCGGGATGCCCGTCGAAGGCCGCCAGCTCGTAGCCCACGCGGTACCGGTCGTCGGGGAGCGGGGCGACGGGCTGGACGGTGACCGAGGTCTTGTCGTCGGCGAACGTCGGGGTCCCCAGGGTCGGGGCTTAGCCGGACAGCCCCCGCAGCGTGAAGGTCGCCCCCTCGGTCCGGACCGGGCCGGTGAAGCGCAGCTCGATGACCTCGGCCGTACGGACGACCTCGTCGGCGGAGGGCGTCGAGCCACCCAGGTCCACGTCGTGGGCGCTGGCCGGTGTGGGGCTGACGACGGTGAGCACACCGACGACGAGCAGCAGCAGACCGGCCCACCGCGTACGCCCTGCGCGCCTCGACGGACGCCACGGGTTGCTGGCGCGGTTCGGCTTCATGGAACAAGCCTCCCTCGTCCGTCTCCGCGGCGCCCGCGACTCACCGCACGTCGTCGGTCGAGGTGGCGAGGTCATGCCCGGCCCTCACGGGCGCCGTGCTCACAGCTCGATGTGGCCCTCGAGGAAGAGGATGCACGCGCCACCCAGCAGCACGCGGTCACCGACGAGCCGGCCCGTGAGGTCGCCCCCACGCCGCGACGCCTGGTGGGCGACGAAGGTGTCCCGACCCGTCCGCGCCGCCCAGAACGGCACCAGCCCGCAGTGCGCACCACTGGTCACCGGGTCCTCGGGGATGCCCTTGGCCGGCGCGAAGTAGCGGCTCACGAAGTCGTACGGCCCGTCGCCCGCTGCGGTGACCACGACGCCGGTCCGGTCCAGCTTCGCGACCGCCGCGAGATCCGGCGCGAGCGTCTGTACGTCGGAGGCCGACTTCAGCCGGGCGAGGTAGTTCCCCCCGTCGCTCGCGGTCTCCTCGGGCGTGACGCCGAGCGCGGCCGACAGCAGCGGCGGTGTCGCGACGGGTTCGACCGCACGTACCGGCAGGTCGACCTCGTACGTGGTCTCCCGACGGCTCACCGTCAACGGGCCGCTCGCGGTGGCGAAGGCGACGCTCGTACGCCCCGGCTCGAGCCGGTCGAGCACCACCATCCCCGCGGCGAGCGTGGCGTGCCCGCACAACGGCACCTCGACCACCGGCGTGAACCAGCGCAGTCGGTAGCCGGGCCCGCCGGGCACGACGAACGCCGTCTCGGAGAGGTTGGTCTCGGCGGCGACGGCCTGGAGGAGGTCGTCGTCCAGGAACTCCTGCAGCACCACGACGGCGGCCGGGTTGCCGGTGAACCGACGGGTCGCGAAGGCGTCCAGCTGGAACAGGGGCACCTTCACGGCCGCGAGCGGTCCAGACGTTCGAGCGGGTGGTGCGCCAGCTTCTGCGCGACCCCGCCC contains these protein-coding regions:
- a CDS encoding PhzF family phenazine biosynthesis protein, producing MKVPLFQLDAFATRRFTGNPAAVVVLQEFLDDDLLQAVAAETNLSETAFVVPGGPGYRLRWFTPVVEVPLCGHATLAAGMVVLDRLEPGRTSVAFATASGPLTVSRRETTYEVDLPVRAVEPVATPPLLSAALGVTPEETASDGGNYLARLKSASDVQTLAPDLAAVAKLDRTGVVVTAAGDGPYDFVSRYFAPAKGIPEDPVTSGAHCGLVPFWAARTGRDTFVAHQASRRGGDLTGRLVGDRVLLGGACILFLEGHIEL
- a CDS encoding low molecular weight protein tyrosine phosphatase family protein, which gives rise to MHVLFVCSRNRLRSPTAEQVFRSWPGVQVASAGLKPDADEVVTSEDLEWADLVLVMEKKHKQELSRRFMPFLRDTPVAVLGIPDDYAYMAPELVDLLLRKVPPYLSGDVRGK
- a CDS encoding copper resistance protein CopC; its protein translation is MGTPTFADDKTSVTVQPVAPLPDDRYRVGYELAAFDGHPGSGVLEFEVSRDGESHAPAWPSEETASTVTPPAQAADADRSRPWILATTGAVIVLLTVVLLRLDRADRRRKAAAEE